In one Pseudarthrobacter oxydans genomic region, the following are encoded:
- a CDS encoding DUF389 domain-containing protein, giving the protein MIVQLRVCVPEELSAVTLNTCQDHPGTAEAAFFPGASVAPPGDVIELQVARESVEGLLEKLDVLKAQEMGSIVISMPELVLSRRADSAESAAPGFGADAVIWDEVSHQTGEDSKLSWSYLAFLVLATQLAAIGIVTNSTIAIVGAMAVGPEFGPLAALAVALARGQWGLGRKAAVALGVGFPVAMLLAALTAWLSIPLGLFPADALDTGSAVEFIYHPGPYSLIVAILAGAAGMLSVISRRSAALIGVFISVTTVPAAGYVAVALVLGEFQKAAGSAFQLLLNLVGIVVAAVAILLIYRVVSKRLPEATTRRLKWELRRTRG; this is encoded by the coding sequence GTGATTGTCCAGCTGCGGGTCTGTGTGCCGGAAGAGTTGTCGGCAGTGACGCTGAATACTTGTCAGGACCATCCCGGAACGGCCGAGGCAGCCTTTTTTCCAGGCGCATCCGTGGCGCCCCCGGGCGATGTCATCGAACTCCAGGTTGCCCGGGAATCGGTCGAGGGGCTGCTTGAGAAACTTGATGTCCTCAAGGCGCAAGAGATGGGATCGATCGTCATTTCGATGCCGGAGCTCGTACTCTCGCGGCGCGCAGACAGTGCCGAGTCAGCTGCCCCTGGATTCGGCGCGGATGCGGTGATTTGGGACGAGGTCTCGCACCAGACCGGCGAGGACTCAAAATTATCGTGGAGCTATCTGGCCTTCCTGGTCCTGGCCACCCAGCTTGCTGCGATCGGCATCGTGACCAATTCCACAATCGCCATCGTGGGGGCGATGGCCGTAGGGCCGGAGTTCGGTCCCCTGGCTGCGCTGGCCGTGGCACTGGCGCGGGGCCAGTGGGGGCTCGGGCGGAAGGCCGCCGTCGCGCTTGGCGTCGGTTTTCCGGTGGCGATGCTGCTGGCGGCGCTGACCGCCTGGCTATCCATCCCGCTCGGGCTCTTCCCCGCCGATGCCCTGGACACCGGATCCGCCGTCGAATTCATCTACCATCCAGGACCCTATTCACTGATCGTCGCCATCCTGGCCGGCGCCGCCGGAATGCTGTCCGTCATCAGTCGCCGGTCAGCGGCGCTCATCGGCGTCTTTATCTCGGTCACCACCGTCCCGGCGGCGGGATACGTTGCCGTGGCGCTGGTGTTGGGCGAGTTCCAGAAGGCGGCCGGATCCGCCTTCCAGCTGTTGCTGAACCTCGTCGGCATAGTTGTAGCCGCTGTGGCGATCCTCCTCATCTACCGTGTTGTCTCCAAACGGCTGCC